The segment AATAATCATTCGTTAGTCCATGCGATGTGATGGTAGTTCAAAGTGACATCCAATGAGATGCACCGATCCCAGCGGTTCGTTGCGATATGCATAATCGACGCCAAATCCGCTGAGCTTGATTCCCCCTCCGAAGACAATTTGATCCTTGTCGTAACCTGCCCTAAGCGCAACGACCTTCTCAATACAATACTCCAAACCGCCGTGACCGGAGATAAGATTCTCTCCGCCTTGATCAATCCGAACTTCCATCCCACCGGAGAAAAGCACATCGGCATGGACACGAGGAAATGTGAATTGGTGAGCAAACCCCGCTTGAATACGCGGCTTAATGGTTTCGGTACGTTCGGTATTCCACCGGATTGGCGAAGTAACAAGGTCGGTTACGGCGAAGGCGAGCGATCCACTTGTGTGATAGGAGTAACGGGATCCCACATCAACTCCAACCCCAATCCCATTCCCGCCACCCAATTGTTTCCAAATCGGTTTGATGGCGGCGCCTAAACTCCAACGTTCGGTTAATTTTCTCCCAGCGCCAATCCAGAGCGCCCACTCTTGATCGGAAACGTATCGGTCGAGAACAACGCGATTGGCTCCGGAATGAGGTTGCGAGGGATCGAGCAACTTGGTGTATGGAATCCGTTCGACGCCTAACCGGTACAGAGCGATTCCGATTCCGCCTTTGTGTGACGGCATTGCCACACCAGCATAATCGCTGCGGACGATACCAGTGAAACGGTCGCTATGATGTAAATCGACGACCGGGGTCGAAATAGCGGCTAAATCGGCGGGGTTTCGCGCTACAGCGAATCCGCCATCGGGGATCCAAGCGCCAACACCACCCATCGCGCGTGCCCGCGGCGATTCGACACCGAGCAGGAATTCACCGGCATAGCGCTCGGCATAGCTCAGCGAAACAAACATTACACTGAGTAGTAATAGGAATGAGAGACGGATGAAGTCACCAATGGATGCGTTACCGGTAAGGGCAACGGCGTGCAGCGTGCGAATCGTGTTGTTCATACCAAACCTCCAGTCGCGTTACGACAGCTTGCGCGTTCTATTGCCAGCAATTGGCTTGCCATAGCGTTGCTTCCATTCGTTAATGCGTTGCAACGCTTCCATCGGTGTCAAGTTGTCGGTATCCACTCCTTGTAGTTCGGTACGTAAAGATACATCCTCAAAATCAAAAAGCGAGAGCTGCGTTTGGGCAACCAGTTTTTTTCGCTGTTGTGCGAGCCGAGCCGACGACTCGGGAGCTAATGCGCCTTGTTGCAGTAACTCGAGTACTTCCTCTGCACGTAATACGACATCGGGCGGCATTCCCGCGAGTCGGGCGACATGGATGCCGTAACTGCGGTCGCACGGTCCTCGAATGATTTTCCTGAGAAAGAGAATACTATCGCCGACCTCTTTGACTTGCACATTCCAATTCTGGACGGTAGGAAAGTGTTCTTCCAGCACGGTTAATTCGTGATAGTGGGTGGCAAACAGGGTTCGCGGCGGCGGCATGGGGCGGGTTGCCAAACGTTCCACCATAGCCCATGCAATCGCCAAGCCATCGAAAGTTGAAGTACCCCTCCCTACTTCATCCAGTAAAATGAGACTCCGGGAGGTCGCATTGTTTATCAAATAGGATGCTTCATTCATTTCGACCAAGAAGGTCGATTCACCGAGCGCAAGATTATCGGTGGCACCAATCCGGGTGAATAATCGGTCGACGACTCCGATTTCGGCATCGAGCGCAGGAACAAACGAACCGATTTGCGCCATGAGGACATTTATGCCCACTGTCCGCAGGTAAGTCGATTTTCCTGCCATATTCGGGCCGGTTATCAGGAGTAAACGGGTCGATTCATCGAAGATAACATCGTTTGGGATGAATGATTCCCCAGCGGGAACCAACCTCTCTAACACCGGATGTCGCGCGCCATGCAGCAAGATACAGGTATCGTCGGAAAGCTGCGGGCGGCGGTAGTCATAGGTTGTTGCGACTTCCGCCAAAGATACCGCGACATCGATTTCCGCAATCGCATCGCCCAGATTGAACAACCGGGCATGATGCTCGGCAATCGTTGTGCGCAGCTCCGCGAAGAGCTTCATCTCCAGTTCAATCGCTTTGTCTTCGGCGTTTAAGACATCTTCTTCAAACTTCTGCAATTCCGGAGTTTTGTAACGTTCGGCGTTAACAAGGGACTGGATGCGTTGATAATCGTCGGGCGCATTGTTCGACGCCGCTTTCGAGATTTCGATGTAATAACCGTAGACGCGATTATAAGCAACCGAGAGAGTTGCAATGCCGGTGCGGTCGCGCTCTTGTTGCTGAAACTCGGCGAGGGCGGCTTTGCCTTGTCCGGAAAGGGTGCGGAGGCGATCTAACTCCGCGTTAAATCCGGTGCGAATAACGCCGCCTTCCGTCAACGACATTGGCAGACGGTCATTGAGCGCACGTTGCAACAATTCATTTAATTCCGAACAGGGATCGATCTCGGCGATTCGTCGAAACGGAGATAATTCTTTCAACTCGGAAAACAGAGTCGGAACACGAGTTAACGTTTGTTGCACAGCGCCAGCGTCACGCGGATTCCCGCGACCGGAGGCGATGCGTCCGGCGCTGCGGTGGAGGTCGCCGATGCCGG is part of the bacterium genome and harbors:
- the mutS gene encoding DNA mismatch repair protein MutS, which encodes MPFHKKIPARVRSAHQDRIKEDDATPVRKPRDVTPMMTQYREIKLRYPDAVVFFRMGDFYEMFYDDARTAHKVLGLTLTRRGQDKSGDIPLAGFPHHQLDSYLARMTSSGYKVAVVDQLEDPRAAKGVVKRGVTQVVTAGTAVLDSVLDDKRSHWLAAIAPGQTVTGIALLESASGDFVCYAVPPERVRSELASIAPAELLYPKALRDEFSRLFSALPTTVTTPLDEWLFEEQFARDLLLQHFQVLTLKGYGIDELPEAIMAAGAALHYLKLSQLGPAEQITGIHRGHPEQTMLLDRSTIRHLELIDSSDPTRNTSLFQILDRCQTPMGSRLLRRRILSPLLSVEAIEQRLSQVECFTVPLQERDAPMQPQTPLLSKIRELLTGIGDLHRSAGRIASGRGNPRDAGAVQQTLTRVPTLFSELKELSPFRRIAEIDPCSELNELLQRALNDRLPMSLTEGGVIRTGFNAELDRLRTLSGQGKAALAEFQQQERDRTGIATLSVAYNRVYGYYIEISKAASNNAPDDYQRIQSLVNAERYKTPELQKFEEDVLNAEDKAIELEMKLFAELRTTIAEHHARLFNLGDAIAEIDVAVSLAEVATTYDYRRPQLSDDTCILLHGARHPVLERLVPAGESFIPNDVIFDESTRLLLITGPNMAGKSTYLRTVGINVLMAQIGSFVPALDAEIGVVDRLFTRIGATDNLALGESTFLVEMNEASYLINNATSRSLILLDEVGRGTSTFDGLAIAWAMVERLATRPMPPPRTLFATHYHELTVLEEHFPTVQNWNVQVKEVGDSILFLRKIIRGPCDRSYGIHVARLAGMPPDVVLRAEEVLELLQQGALAPESSARLAQQRKKLVAQTQLSLFDFEDVSLRTELQGVDTDNLTPMEALQRINEWKQRYGKPIAGNRTRKLS